A genomic window from Betta splendens chromosome 17, fBetSpl5.4, whole genome shotgun sequence includes:
- the rps8a gene encoding 40S ribosomal protein S8 isoform X2 has product MGISRDHWHKRRKTGGKRKPYHKKRKYELGRPPANTKIGPRRIHTVRVRGGNKKYRALRLDVGNFSWGSECCTRKTRIIDVVYNASNNELVRTKTLVKNCIVLIDSLPFRQWYEAHYATPLGRKKGAKLTPEEEDVLNRKRSKKTQKKYEERKKNAKISTLLEEQFLQGKLLACIASRPGQCGRADGYILEGKELEFYLRKIKAKKGK; this is encoded by the exons GTATCTCGAGAGACCACTGGCATAAACGCCGCAAGACTGGTGGGAAGCGCAAGCCCTACCACAAGAAAAGGAAGTATGAGCTTGGGCGCCCTCCTGCTAACACAAAG ATCGGACCTCGTCGTATCCACACAGTGCGGGTCCGTGGTGGAAACAAGAAATATCGTGCTCTTAGGCTGGATGTCGGTAACTTCTCTTGGGGCTCTGAGT GCTGCACAAGGAAGACCAGGATCATTGATGTTGTCTACAATGCCTCCAACAATGAGCTGGTTAGAACCAAGACCTTGGTGAAGAACTGCATTGTCCTCATTGACAGTCTGCCCTTCAGGCAGTGGTATGAGGCCCACTACGCCACTCCTCTGGGACGCAAGAAGGGAGCCAAGCTG ACCCCTGAAGAGGAAGATGTCCTGAATAGAAAGCGGTCAAAGAAGACTCAGAAAAAATACGAAGAACGTAAAAAGAACGCAAAGATCAGCACCCTCCTGGAGGAACAGTTCCTGCAGGGAAAACTGCTTG CTTGCATCGCCTCCAGACCCGGCCAGTGTGGCAGAGCAGACGGCTACATCCTGGAGGGCAAAGAGCTTGAGTTCTACCtgaggaagatcaaggccaagAAAGGCAAATAG